GCCTCTAGCGGCAGGCCAAAGCACGCGGCGGCCACTTGTGCCACCTTCTGAAACAGGCCCTGTCCCATTTCCGTGCCCCCGTGATTGAGATGCACAGACCCATCCTGATAGACATGCACCAAAGCGCCCGCCTGATTGAGATGGCTGAGCGTAAAGGAAATCCCGAACTTGACCGGCGTCAGCGCTAGGCCCTTTTTCAGCACGGGATTGCGGGCGTTCCACGCCGTCACCGCTGCCCGCCGCGCGGCATAGTCCGAGGTTTGCATCAGCCGCTCGGTCATCTCGTGCAGGATGAAATCCTCGACCTTCTGCCCATAGGGCGTGACCTGCGGTTTCATCTGGCCCGAAACACCTTCGGGGGGGCGCGCAGCGCGGGGGGCAGACAGCCCCCCTCCGACGGCTGCGGCATAGTAATTGCGCTGCCGCACCACGACAGGATCAAGGCCCAAATGATGCGCCACATGATCCATCACCCGCTCGATGCCCAGCATGCCCTGCGGCCCGCCAAAGCCCCGGAACGCGGTGGCAGAGGCGGTGTTGGTGCGCAGCCGATGGCTCTCGATCCGCACGGCGGGCAGGAAATAGGCGTTATCGGCATGCAGCATGGCGCGGTCGGCCACCGGCAGCGACAGATCCTGCGACCAGCCGCAGCGGGCGTAGTGCACGAAATCCACCCCTGTCAGCCGCCCGGTGGCGTCGAACCCGGCCTGATAGGTGATGCGGAAATCATGGCGCTTGCCGGTGATCACCATGTCATCGTCGCGGTCATAGCGCATCTTGCAGGGCGTCCCCGTGTGCCGCGCTGCGACGGCGCAGGCGATGGCGGGGGCGTTGGCTTGGCTCTCCTTACCGCCAAAGCCGCCGCCCATGCGCCGCGTCTCGACCCGGACGGCATGCATGGGTCGGCCAAGGGCCTCGGCCACCTTGTGCTGCACTTCGCTCGGATGCTGGGTCGAGGCGTGGATCACCATGTCGCCCCCCTCTTGCGGCAGCGCAAGGGCCGCCTGGCCTTCAAGATAGAAATGCTCTTGCCCGCCCATCTCGATCACGCCACCCACCCGGTGGGCCGCCTTGGCGATGGCCGCCGTGGTATCGCCCCTTTGCCAGATACGCGGGCCGTCTTCGAAGCGGCTATTGGCGGCCAATGCGGCGTCGATGGTCAGAAGGGGCGTCGTTTCTTCGTAACATACCTGTCCCCGGCGCGCGGCGCGGCGTGCGGCCAGATGGCTGGTGGCGATGACCAGAAAGAGCGGCTGGCCGTGATAGAGCACCGCGCCCGTGCACAAGAGCGGTTCGTCATGGGCCGAGGGCGAGCAATCGGCCCCCTGCGGCAAGTCAGCGGCGGTCAGCACGGCGACGACCCCGGCGCATTGGCGCACCGGCGCAAGGTCCATTTCGGTCACGCGCCCGGCCGCGATGGTGCTGAGGCCAAAGGCCAGATGCAGCGTGCCGCGTGGGCTGGGGATATCGTCGACATAGCGCGCGGTGCCCGTCACATGCAGGCGTGCGGCGTCATGGGGCAGAGGGCGCGCCACGCTCATGGCTGCACCTCAAGAACCGATGTGGCGATGCCCTGATCCTCTAGAAAATGGCGCATCAAAAGGTTGCGCGCGACGCAGAGGCGATAGTCGGCAGAGGCGCGCATGTCTGACAGCGGCGCAAAATCCTGCGCCCACGCTGCATCGCTGCCGGTGATCGTCGCCTCGGTCCAAGGCTGGCCAATCAGTGCCGCTTCGACATGGGCGGCACGCTTGGGAATGCCCGCCATGCCGCCAAAGGCGATCCGCGCGTCAGTGATCCGGCCCGCCTCAATGGTCAGGTTGAAACAGCCCAGCACCGCCGAAATATCCTGATCAAAGCGCTTCGAGACTTTGTAACAGCGCAGGCGGTCTGGCTGGCGGGGCAGGGTGATGGCCTCGATCATCTCGCCCGGCGCGCGGTCCTGCTGGCCGTAGCCCAGAAAGAACGCCTCGAGCGGCATCTGGCGGCGCGTGTCACCGTGGCGCAGATGCAGGGTGGCCCCAAGGGCGATGAGCGCGGGCGCGTTGTCGCCGATGGGCGAGCCATTGGCGATATTGCCCCCAAGCGTCGCCGCCGCACGCACCTGTTCCGAGCCATAGCGCCGCAGCATCGCGGCATAGGAGGGGTGATAGGGGGCAATCGTCTGCATCAGCCGGGCAATGGTCAAGCCCGCGCCAAGGCGCATATCCCTGTCTGTCACCTCTGCGGTGCTCAGGTCCGTGCAGCCCCCCAGAAAGATTGGCAGGTTGATGTCGCGCAGCTGTTTGGTGATCCACAGGCCCACATCGGTTGCGCCCGCGATCAGCGTCGCCTCAGGATGGGCGGCATAGAGGCGCGCCGCCTCATCGGCGCTCTGGGGTTGCAGCAACGCAGGGGGGCTGTCTGCCCCCCGCCCTTCGGGCCCCCCCGAAGGTATTTCGGGCCAGATGATATTGCGATCTTGCGTCATCCACGCGGGAATGGCGGCAGGTTCGGCGGCGCGGGCGGCGGTCAGGATGGGGGCATAGCCGGTGCATCGGCAAAGATTGCCCGCCAGAACCCGGTCGTGATCCCGCTCGCCATTAAGATGCGCGCAGGCCATCGAGGCGATAAAGCCCGGCGTGCAAAACCCGCATTGCGAGCCGTGATGCGCAATCATCGCCGCTTGAACCGGGTGCAATTGCCCCTCGGGGCCGCTGATCCCCTCGACCGTGCGCAGGGCCTTGCCCTGAAGCTGTGGCATGAGGAGAATACAGGCGTTGAGGGGCCGCGTGCCGGTCTCGTCACTGACGATCACGGTACAGGCCCCACAATCGCCCTCGTTGCAGCCTTCCTTGGTGCCGGTCAGGCCGCGCGCCTCTCGCAGCCAGTCAAGCAGAGTTGTGGTCGGGGTCACATCCCCAAGCGCCACGCTCTCTCCATTCAGAAGAAACGTGAGGGTCATGAGCCGCTGCCCGCCGCGTTACCATGCCTGCCCCAGCGTGCCTGACCTTCGATGCGGCGTAGAAGGTGGCGGGCTTTGCCTATCGTGACCCGATGAAAGCCGGGGGCAGGCGGTTTGGCAAGTCTTTTGTTCAGCCGCAACCGGGGCTAGGGTGCGGATATGAGCGCTGATCCCCGATTCATTCACCTGCGGGTGCATACCGAATATTCCCTGCTGGAGGGGGCGATGCGGCTCAAGAAGCTGCCCGGCCTCTGCGTGGCCGCAGGCATGCCCGCCGTCGCCGTGACCGACACCAACAACATGTTTGCCGCGCTAGAGTTTTCCGTGAGCGCGCAGGGCGCGGGCGTGCAGCCGATCATGGGCTGTCAGGTCGATCTGGCCTATCTCAGCCTGGCACCCGGAGAGCGCGCGAAACCGCCTGCCCCCCTCGTCCTCTTGGCGCAGAGTGAGTGCGGGTATGAGAACCTGATGAAGCTCAACTCCTGCCTTTATCTGCGCGGCGATGGCAGCCTGCCGCATGTGACGCTGACCGAGTTGGCGCATCATGCCGAGGGGGTGATCTGCCTGACGGGTGGGCCGGATGGGCCGGTGGGTCGGCTCTTGCAGGGGGGGCAGCGCCCGGCGGCGGAGGCGTTGATGCAGCGTCTGGCGCAGGCGTTTGGCGACCGGCTCTATGTCGAATTGCAGCGTCATCCCGGTGACGGTGGCGCGCCCGAGGCCGAGCGCCTGACCGAGCGTGGTCTGATCGAGATGGCCTATGCCATGGGCCTGCCGCTGGTGGCGACCAACGATGTCTACTTTCCCAAATCCGACATGTATGAGGCGCATGATGCCATGCTCTGCGTGGCCGAGGGGGCCTATGTCGATCAAAGCGCGCCGCGCCGCCGCCTGACCCCGCAGCACTATTTCAAAAGCCAAGAAGAGATGGCCGCGCTTTTTGCCGATTTGCCCGAGGCACTGGAAAACACGGTCGAAATCGCGCGCCGCTGCGCCTTTGGGGCCTATAAGCGCAATCCGATCTTGCCGAAATTCGCGGATGACGAGGTTGAGGAACTGCGCCGTCAGGCGCGGGCGGGGCTTGCTGCGCGCCTGGCGGTTATCCCCCATGCCGCGCCGGTGGAAGACTATGAAAAGCGCCTCGAATTCGAGCTGGGCATCATTGAGGGTATGGGCTTTCCCGGCTATTTTCTGATCGTGGCCGATTTCATCAAATGGGCCAAGGATCACGATATTCCGGTGGGGCCGGGGCGGGGCTCGGGGGCGGGCAGTCTGGTGGCCTATGCGCTGACCATCACCGATCTTGATCCGCTGCGCTACAGCCTGCTTTTTGAACGGTTCCTGAACCCAGAGCGGGTCAGCATGCCCGACTTTGACATCGATTTTTGCATGGATCGCCGCGAGGAGGTGATCCAATACGTGCAAGAGAAATATGGCCGTGACCGGGTGGGCCAGATCATCACCTTTGGCGCGCTCTTGTCCAAGGCGGCTGTGCGCGACATCGGGCGCGTGTTGCAAATGCCCTATGGGCAGGTGGACCGCCTGTCCAAGATGATCCCGGTCGAAGGCGTCAAGCCGGTGAGCATCGAAAAGGCGCTGGCCGACGAGCCGCGCCTGCGCGAAGAGGCCAAGAACGAAGAGGTCGTGGATCGGCTTTTGACCTATGCGCAACAGGTTGAGGGGCTGTTGCGCAATGCCTCGACCCATGCCGCCGGGGTGGTGATCGGCGACCGGCCGCTTGATGCGCTCGTGCCTGTCTACCAAGACCCGCGCTCCGATATGCCCGCAACCCAGTTCAACATGAAATGGGTGGAACAGGCGGGGCTGGTCAAGTTCGACTTTCTCGGCCTCAAGACGCTGACGGTCATTCAGAACGCGGTCGACATGATCCGCAAGGCGGGCCGCCCGCTGAATGTGGCGGCGGATGGCACCGTGCTCTACGATCCCCCCGAGGGGTTTGAGTATGACATCGGGGCGATCCCGCTCGATGACGAGAAATCCTATAGGCTCTATGCGAGTGCCAAGACAGTCGCCGTGTTCCAGGTGGAATCGAGCGGCATGATGGATGCGCTCAAGCGCATGAAACCCACCTGCATCGAGGATATCGTGGCGCTTGTGGCGCTCTACCGTCCCGGCCCGATGGAGAATATCCCGACCTATTGCGAGGTGAAGAACGGCCTGCGTGAGCTCGAGTCGATTCACCCCTCGATTGACCATATCCTAGAGGAAACCCAAGGCATCATCGTTTATCAGGAACAGGTGATGCAAATCGCGCAGGTGATGGCGGGCTATTCCTTGGGCGGTGCTGACCTGTTGCGCCGCGCCATGGGCAAGAAAATCGCCGAAGAAATGGCCAAGGAGCGCCCGAAATTCGAGAAAGGCGCCATGGAAAATGGTGTCGACAAGAAAAAGGCCAGCGAGGTCTTTGACCTGCTCGAGAAATTTGCCAACTACGGCTTTAACAAATCCCACGCGGCGGCCTATGCGGTGGTCAGCTATCAAACCGCCTGGCTCAAGGCCAATCACCCGGTCGAATTCATGGCTGGGGTGATGAATTGCGATATTCACCTCACGGATAAGCTGGCGGTGTATTTCCAAGAGGTGAAAAAGGGGCTGAGCCTGCCTTGGGCCGCGCCTTGCGTCAATCGCTCTGAGGCGACGTTCGATGTGCAGGGCGGCGTGCTGCACTATGCGCTGGGCGCGCTCAAGAACGTGGGCGGCGAGGCGATGAAGCTGATCACCGTGGGGCGGGGCAACCGGCCCTTTGCCACGCTCTATGATGTGGCGCAGCGGGTCGATCTCAAACGGGTGGGCAAGCGCCCGCTGGAAATGCTGGCCCGCGCCGGGGCGTTTGACGCGCTGGACCGCAACCGCCGCCGCGTGTTCGAGAGCATCGAGGCGCTGATGAGCTATTCAGCGGCGATCCATGAGCAAAAGAATTCCAGTCAGGTCTCGCTCTTTGGCGAGGCGGGCGATGATTTGCCTGAACCGCGATTGGCCCCGGTTGATGATTGGCTGCCCGCCGAGCGGCTGACCGAGGAATTCAAGGCTGTTGGGTTCTACCTCTCGGGGCATCCGCTTGACGATTATATGACCGTGTTGCGGCGTCAGGATGTGAAAACGCTGGACGAGGTGACAGCACAGGCCGAACGCGGCCCGGCGCTGGTCAAGATGGCCGGGGTCGTGGCCGGGCGGCAAGAGCGGAAATCGGCACGTGGCAACCGCTTTGCCTTTGCGCAGCTCAGCGATACGACCGGCGGCTACGAGGTGACATTGTTTTCCGACACGCTCGAGAAATGCCGCGAATTTCTGGAAACCGGCGCGCAGGTGGTGATCACCGCCGAGGCGACGCTGGAGGCGGATCAGTTGAAACTGCTCTGCCGCGCCGTTCAGCCGATTGACGGGATGGTGGCCGGGGCGGGCGCGGTGGGCCTGCGGATCTTTGTGGATCAGCCTGGGGCAATCGGATCGGTTGCCGCGGTGTTGCAGGGGGCCAGCCAAGCGGCGCGCGGTGCGCGCCCCGGCCCGATCCATTTCTGCCTGATGGGCGCGGGTCTGCCCGGCGAGGTCGAGATTGACAGCGGCGCGGAATATCCCGTGACGCCTCAGATCAAAGGCGCGATCAAGAGCCTGACAGGCGTGGTGATGGTCGAGGAAATCTGACGACGTCTTCGCAGTCGTCCCGGGCCTGACCCGGGACCTCTGGTTGTAAGATAACCCCGTGTCAGTAATGCGGCGGGCGCTCGTCGCCAAGGATCACGCCACCATCGCTCTCGCCGTGCCGGGCCGCTTCGCGCGCGAGCAGCATCTCGACCCGGACGCGCAGGCGGTCAAGCTCGCGGTCTTGGCGTGCGATAACATCCGACAGGTCATCGACCGTGCGGATCAGGTGGGCCAGTTTTTCTTCGATCTCGGTCATGGCATCGGATTACGCGCGGATGCGCCTGCGGTCAATCGCGCAGCCGCCTTGCCCCGGCGCGGCCCTTGGGCTAGACCGCGCCACGACAGATGCCGCAAGGACGCATGCCATGGCCAAGCCCAAAAAAGAGCCCCGCCCCAAGGCCGAAACGCCCAAAGGGTTCCGCGATTATTTCGGCGCCGAGGTGACGACCCGCGCCGCGATGCTGAACGCGATTGCCGGGGTCTATCATCGCTATGGCTTTGACGCGCTGGAATCGAGCGCGGTCGAGACGGTCGAGGCGCTGGGCAAGTTTCTGCCCGATGTCGACCGGCCCAATGAGGGGGTCTTTGCCTGGCAGGATGAAGACGAGAAATGGCTGGCACTGCGCTATGACCTGACCGCGCCCTTGGCCCGCGTTTATGCCCAACACCGCAACGATCTGCCGACACCCTATCGG
The nucleotide sequence above comes from Roseovarius mucosus. Encoded proteins:
- the xdhB gene encoding xanthine dehydrogenase molybdopterin binding subunit, with amino-acid sequence MSVARPLPHDAARLHVTGTARYVDDIPSPRGTLHLAFGLSTIAAGRVTEMDLAPVRQCAGVVAVLTAADLPQGADCSPSAHDEPLLCTGAVLYHGQPLFLVIATSHLAARRAARRGQVCYEETTPLLTIDAALAANSRFEDGPRIWQRGDTTAAIAKAAHRVGGVIEMGGQEHFYLEGQAALALPQEGGDMVIHASTQHPSEVQHKVAEALGRPMHAVRVETRRMGGGFGGKESQANAPAIACAVAARHTGTPCKMRYDRDDDMVITGKRHDFRITYQAGFDATGRLTGVDFVHYARCGWSQDLSLPVADRAMLHADNAYFLPAVRIESHRLRTNTASATAFRGFGGPQGMLGIERVMDHVAHHLGLDPVVVRQRNYYAAAVGGGLSAPRAARPPEGVSGQMKPQVTPYGQKVEDFILHEMTERLMQTSDYAARRAAVTAWNARNPVLKKGLALTPVKFGISFTLSHLNQAGALVHVYQDGSVHLNHGGTEMGQGLFQKVAQVAAACFGLPLEAIKITATDTAKVPNTSATAASSGSDLNGMAVQAACDTIRDRMAACLAAHHTVPPEEVQFDGGRLRVGTAHLSFAEAARFCYEQRVSLSATGFYKTPDLAWDRIKGEGRPFYYFAYGAAVTEVIVDGLTGENRILRADIVHDCGASLNPALDIGQIEGGYVQGAGWLTLEELVWDKAGRLSTHAPSTYKIPACSDRPAVFNVALWEAQNPRPTIYRSKAVGEPPFMLGISALMALSAAVAAFGSGYPALDAPATPERLLSAIARQKARRDA
- the xdhA gene encoding xanthine dehydrogenase small subunit; amino-acid sequence: MTLTFLLNGESVALGDVTPTTTLLDWLREARGLTGTKEGCNEGDCGACTVIVSDETGTRPLNACILLMPQLQGKALRTVEGISGPEGQLHPVQAAMIAHHGSQCGFCTPGFIASMACAHLNGERDHDRVLAGNLCRCTGYAPILTAARAAEPAAIPAWMTQDRNIIWPEIPSGGPEGRGADSPPALLQPQSADEAARLYAAHPEATLIAGATDVGLWITKQLRDINLPIFLGGCTDLSTAEVTDRDMRLGAGLTIARLMQTIAPYHPSYAAMLRRYGSEQVRAAATLGGNIANGSPIGDNAPALIALGATLHLRHGDTRRQMPLEAFFLGYGQQDRAPGEMIEAITLPRQPDRLRCYKVSKRFDQDISAVLGCFNLTIEAGRITDARIAFGGMAGIPKRAAHVEAALIGQPWTEATITGSDAAWAQDFAPLSDMRASADYRLCVARNLLMRHFLEDQGIATSVLEVQP
- the dnaE gene encoding DNA polymerase III subunit alpha, giving the protein MSADPRFIHLRVHTEYSLLEGAMRLKKLPGLCVAAGMPAVAVTDTNNMFAALEFSVSAQGAGVQPIMGCQVDLAYLSLAPGERAKPPAPLVLLAQSECGYENLMKLNSCLYLRGDGSLPHVTLTELAHHAEGVICLTGGPDGPVGRLLQGGQRPAAEALMQRLAQAFGDRLYVELQRHPGDGGAPEAERLTERGLIEMAYAMGLPLVATNDVYFPKSDMYEAHDAMLCVAEGAYVDQSAPRRRLTPQHYFKSQEEMAALFADLPEALENTVEIARRCAFGAYKRNPILPKFADDEVEELRRQARAGLAARLAVIPHAAPVEDYEKRLEFELGIIEGMGFPGYFLIVADFIKWAKDHDIPVGPGRGSGAGSLVAYALTITDLDPLRYSLLFERFLNPERVSMPDFDIDFCMDRREEVIQYVQEKYGRDRVGQIITFGALLSKAAVRDIGRVLQMPYGQVDRLSKMIPVEGVKPVSIEKALADEPRLREEAKNEEVVDRLLTYAQQVEGLLRNASTHAAGVVIGDRPLDALVPVYQDPRSDMPATQFNMKWVEQAGLVKFDFLGLKTLTVIQNAVDMIRKAGRPLNVAADGTVLYDPPEGFEYDIGAIPLDDEKSYRLYASAKTVAVFQVESSGMMDALKRMKPTCIEDIVALVALYRPGPMENIPTYCEVKNGLRELESIHPSIDHILEETQGIIVYQEQVMQIAQVMAGYSLGGADLLRRAMGKKIAEEMAKERPKFEKGAMENGVDKKKASEVFDLLEKFANYGFNKSHAAAYAVVSYQTAWLKANHPVEFMAGVMNCDIHLTDKLAVYFQEVKKGLSLPWAAPCVNRSEATFDVQGGVLHYALGALKNVGGEAMKLITVGRGNRPFATLYDVAQRVDLKRVGKRPLEMLARAGAFDALDRNRRRVFESIEALMSYSAAIHEQKNSSQVSLFGEAGDDLPEPRLAPVDDWLPAERLTEEFKAVGFYLSGHPLDDYMTVLRRQDVKTLDEVTAQAERGPALVKMAGVVAGRQERKSARGNRFAFAQLSDTTGGYEVTLFSDTLEKCREFLETGAQVVITAEATLEADQLKLLCRAVQPIDGMVAGAGAVGLRIFVDQPGAIGSVAAVLQGASQAARGARPGPIHFCLMGAGLPGEVEIDSGAEYPVTPQIKGAIKSLTGVVMVEEI
- a CDS encoding SlyX family protein, yielding MTEIEEKLAHLIRTVDDLSDVIARQDRELDRLRVRVEMLLAREAARHGESDGGVILGDERPPHY